The Oryzias melastigma strain HK-1 linkage group LG13, ASM292280v2, whole genome shotgun sequence genome window below encodes:
- the LOC112149022 gene encoding extracellular calcium-sensing receptor, with amino-acid sequence MRYAIEEINNRTDLLPGITLGYQMYDACDSIARSIKVALALVNGNTAELTLKECTSAAQVQAIMGETTSTLSAAVATAIGPFHIPLISHYSTCACLSDKTKYPSFLRTIPSDYFQSRALAQLVKHFGWMWVGAIRTDDDYGNNGMAAFTETAQRLGICLEYSVPFFRMDPPDKIQKITDLIKASTSKVIVAFLSHMDMDVLLHEFSKHNLSGYQWVGSEGWIFDFQTAARDKTHILDGAIGLSIPKAHVSGLQEFMLDVTPLNSSSNDLFIEFWETMFSCEFKRSVSAAQIQGECTGHEDVAGVKNSFTDMSLMPILNNVYKGVYAVAHALHMILGCNKTCNTDVQPQPLEILEHVKKIHFKTKEGDEVYFNENGDPAAKYEIINWQPKENGIVDFVTVGLYDASLPAGKQLNLQSDLIWARNSLQVPVSICSEPCQPGTRKVLQKGKPVCCHDCVTCAEGEISNNTDSITCVRCHPEFWSNERRDACVKKQEVFLSYEEIMGALLTAASLFGTCLTAIVAFIFFRHRKTPLVRANNSELSFLLLFSLILCFLCSLTFIGRPSEWTCKLRHTAFGITFVLCISCVLGKTIVVLMAFKARLPGGNMMKWFGPIQQRLSVLGLTLIQVIICVLWLTISPPFPFKNFQELRDKIILECALGSDLGFWAGLGYIGLLAILCFISAFLARKLPDNFNEAKFITFSMLIFCAVWLTFIPAYVSSPGKFSVAVEIFAILASSFGLLICIFFPKCYVILLKPEKNTKKYMMGKGASK; translated from the exons ATGCGCTATGCCATTGAGGAGATCAACAATAGAACAGACCTGCTGCCAGGCATCACTCTGGGCTATCAGATGTATGATGCCTGTGATTCTATTGCTAGAAGCATAAAAGTTGCACTCGCTTTGGTTAATGGTAATACAGCAGAGTTAACTTTGAAGGAGTGTACAAGTGCAGCACAAGTCCAAGCCATAATGGGAGAAACAACTTCCACCCTTAGTGCGGCTGTTGCCACTGCCATCGGACCATTCCACATACCTCTG ATCAGCCACTATTCCACATGTGCTTGCCTCAGTGATAAAACAAAGTACCCGTCCTTTCTCAGAACAATACCCAGTGATTACTTCCAGAGCAGAGCCCTGGCCCAACTGGTCAAGCACTTTGGCTGGATGTGGGTTGGTGCCATAAGAACCGATGACGATTATGGCAACAACGGCATGGCTGCTTTCACAGAAACTGCTCAACGGCTGGGCATATGTCTGGAATATTCTGTGCCGTTCTTTCGAATGGATCCCCCAGATAAGATACAAAAAATAACTGATCTGATCAAGGCGTCCACCTCAAAGGTGATTGTTGCTTTCCTCTCTCACATGGACATGGATGTGTTATTGCACGAGTTTTCCAAACACAATTTGAGCGGTTATCAGTGGGTTGGGAGTGAGGGCTGGATCTTTGATTTTCAGACAGCAGCAAGAGACAAAACTCACATCCTGGACGGAGCCATAGGTCTTAGTATTCCCAAAGCTCATGTGAGCGGCCTCCAAGAGTTTATGCTTGATGTTACGCCCCTCAATTCATCCAGCAATGACTTGTTCATAGAGTTCTGGGAGACAATGTTTAGCTGTGAGTTCAAACGGTCGGTGTCGGCAGCACAAATTCAGGGAGAATGTACCGGACACGAAGACGTGGCAGGAGTGAAAAACAGCTTCACGGACATGTCACTCATGCCTATTCTTAACAACGTCTACAAAGGAGTGTATGCTGTAGCCCACGCTCTACATATGATACTTGGGTGTAACAAAACATGCAACACTGATGTGCAGCCTCAGCCATTAGAG ATTTTAGAGcacgtaaaaaaaatacactttaaaacaaaagaaggagATGAAGTTTACTTTAATGAGAATGGAGATCCAGCAGCAAAATATGAGATTATAAACTGGCAACCAAAGGAAAACGGCATTGTGGACTTTGTCACGGTCGGCCTTTATGACGCATCATTGCCTGCAGGCAAGCAGCTCAATCTGCAAAGTGATCTAATCTGGGCCAGAAACTCTCTTCAG GTGCCTGTGTCGATTTGCAGTGAGCCATGTCAGCCGGGAACACGAAAGGTTCTTCAGAAAGGAAAACCTGTTTGCTGCCATGACTGTGTAACATGTGCTGAAGGTGAAATAAGCAACAACACAG ATTCCATCACCTGTGTGAGATGTCATCCTGAGTTTTGGTCAAATGAGAGAAGGGATGCATGtgtgaaaaaacaagaagtctTCCTGTCTTATGAAGAAATAATGGGAGCCCTGCTCACTGCCGCCTCTTTATTTGGAACGTGCTTGACGGCCATTGTAGCGTTCATTTTCTTCAGGCACAGAAAAACTCCTCTGGTGAGGGCAAACAACTCTGAGCTGAGCTTCCTGCTGCTCTTCTCTCTCATTCTGTGTTTCCTTTGCTCTCTGACCTTCATCGGCCGGCCTTCTGAGTGGACCTGCAAGCTGCGGCACACGGCTTTCGGCATCACGTTTGTCCTCTGCATCTCTTGTGTTCTTGGGAAAACAATAGTGGTCCTGATGGCATTTAAAGCCAGACTTCCAGGTGGAAACATGATGAAATGGTTTGGGCCAATACAGCAGAGACTCAGCGTTCTGGGGCTCACTCTCATTCAAGTTATCATCTGTGTCCTCTGGTTAACCATTTCCCCTCCTTTTCCTTTCAAGAATTTTCAAGAACTTAGAGATAAAATCATCTTGGAGTGCGCTCTGGGCTCAGATTTGGGTTTCTGGGCCGGGCTCGGGTATATCGGTCTTCTGGCCATCTTGTGTTTCATTTCTGCGTTTTTGGCTCGGAAACTCCCCGATAACTTCAACGAAGCCAAATTCATCACGTTCAGCATGCTGATATTCTGTGCAGTTTGGCTCACATTCATCCCGGCGTACGTCAGCTCTCCGGGGAAGTTCAGCGTTGCTGTGGAAATCTTTGCCATCCTTGCTTCCAGTTTTGGGCTGctcatttgtattttctttcctaaATGTTACGTCATCCTACTCAAAccggagaaaaacacaaagaaatataTGATGGGTAAAGGAGCatcaaaataa